From Pseudomonas sp. G2-4:
GATAACCGATGTTATTCAACCAAGCCTCACGCCTGGCAAAGATCACCAGCCCCCTGGGCCCCGAGGTGCTGTTGCTCAAGGACATGGGCGGCGGCGAAGAGCTGGGGCGGCTGTTCAACTATGAGTTGCAGCTGCACTCGCTGGACAACGCCATAGACCTCAACCAGCTGCTCGGCAAACCCATGTGCGTGAGCCTGCAGTTGGATGGCGGTGGTGAGCGGTATTTCCATGGCATCGTGGCCCGCTGCAGCCAGAACGTCGACCAGGGCCAGTTCGCCAGTTACCAGGCCACGTTGCGTCCATGGTTCTGGCTGCTGACGCGCACCTCCGATTGCCGGATTTTCCAGAACCTGACCATCCCGCAGATCATCAAGCAGGTGTTCCGCGACCTGGGTTTTTCCGATTTCGAAGACGCCTTGAGCCACGCCTACCGCGAGTGGGAATACTGCGTGCAGTATCGCGAAACCAGCTTCGATTTCGTCAGCCGGCTGATGGAGCAGGAAGGGATCTACTACTTCTTCCGCCATGAGCAGGGCCGTCATGTGCTGGTGCTGGCCGACGCCTACGGCGCCCACACCACGGCACCCGGCTACGGTTCGGTGCCTTACTACCCGAAGAACGAACAGCAGCGCGAGCGTGACCACATTCACGATTGGCACCTGGCCCAGGAAGTCCAGCCCGGTTCGCTGGAGCTTAACGACTACGATTTCCAGCGCCCCAGCGCCCGCATTGATGTGCGCTCGGCCATGCCGCGCCCACACACCGCTGGCGACTATCCGCTGTACGACTACCCCGGCGCCTACGTGCAAAGCCAAGACGGCGAACACTATGCCCGCACCCGCATCGAAGCCTTGCAGACCCAGCACGAACAGGTCGAGCTGGCCGGCAACGCCCGCGGCCTCGGTTCGGGGCATCTGTTCAGCCTCACCGGTTTCAGCCGCCAGGACCAGAACCGCGAGTACCTGATCGTCGGCGCGCGCTATTACATTTCCCAGGAAAGCGGCGAAACCAGCGGCGGCGCGCCGTCGGCCCAGTTCGAAAGCAGCCTGACTTGCATCGACGCCCAGCAAAGCTATCGCCCGCTGCCCATCACCCATCGGCCCATCGTCAAAGGCCCGCAGACTGCGCTGGTGGTCGGCCCGAAAGGCGAGGAAATCTGGACCGATCAGTTTGGCCGGGTGAAGGTGCATTTCTATTGGGACCGTCACGACCAGTCCAACGAAAACAGCTCGTGCTGGATTCGCGTGTCGCAAGCTTGGGCAGGTAAGAATTGGGGCTCGGTGCAGATCCCGCGCATTGGCCAGGAAGTGATCGTCAGCTTCCTTGAGGGCGATCCCGATAGACCCATCGTCACCGGCCGCGTCTACAACGCCGAGCAAACCGTACCGTACGCATTGCCGGCCAATGCGACCCAAAGCGGCACCAAAAGCCGCTCCAGCAAGGGCGGCACGCCAGCGAATTTCAACGAAATCCGCATGGAAGACAAGAAGGGTGCCGAGCAGCTGTACATCCATGCCGAGCGCAACCAGGACATCGTGGTCGAGGTGGATGAAAGCCATTCGGTGGGCCACGATCGCAACAAGAGCATCGGCCACAACGAGACGGTACGCATTGGCGAAGACCGCCTGCGCGCCGTGAAGCGCAACGACACATTGCTTGTCGGTGGCGCCAAGAGCGACAGCATCAGCACCCAATACCTCGTGGAGGCGGGAGCGCAAATTCGACTGGTCTGCGGCAAAAGCGTGCTGGAGTTCAATGCCAGCGGCGAGATCAACATCTCGGGCACGGCGTTCAACATCTACGCCAGTGGCAATGGCAACATCGATACCGGCGGCCGCCTGGACCTCAACTCCGGCGGCGCAAGCGAAGTGGACCCTAAAGGCAAAGGCCTCAAGGGTGTGATCGATGCGGCGGTGAAGGCGTTTT
This genomic window contains:
- a CDS encoding type VI secretion system tip protein VgrG; the encoded protein is MLFNQASRLAKITSPLGPEVLLLKDMGGGEELGRLFNYELQLHSLDNAIDLNQLLGKPMCVSLQLDGGGERYFHGIVARCSQNVDQGQFASYQATLRPWFWLLTRTSDCRIFQNLTIPQIIKQVFRDLGFSDFEDALSHAYREWEYCVQYRETSFDFVSRLMEQEGIYYFFRHEQGRHVLVLADAYGAHTTAPGYGSVPYYPKNEQQRERDHIHDWHLAQEVQPGSLELNDYDFQRPSARIDVRSAMPRPHTAGDYPLYDYPGAYVQSQDGEHYARTRIEALQTQHEQVELAGNARGLGSGHLFSLTGFSRQDQNREYLIVGARYYISQESGETSGGAPSAQFESSLTCIDAQQSYRPLPITHRPIVKGPQTALVVGPKGEEIWTDQFGRVKVHFYWDRHDQSNENSSCWIRVSQAWAGKNWGSVQIPRIGQEVIVSFLEGDPDRPIVTGRVYNAEQTVPYALPANATQSGTKSRSSKGGTPANFNEIRMEDKKGAEQLYIHAERNQDIVVEVDESHSVGHDRNKSIGHNETVRIGEDRLRAVKRNDTLLVGGAKSDSISTQYLVEAGAQIRLVCGKSVLEFNASGEINISGTAFNIYASGNGNIDTGGRLDLNSGGASEVDPKGKGLKGVIDAAVKAFFPAKAKG